A region of Desulfolithobacter dissulfuricans DNA encodes the following proteins:
- the cydB gene encoding cytochrome d ubiquinol oxidase subunit II — protein sequence MIAYWIESASLAQLQELWWLLCSVVGSLFLFLTFVQGGQSLLWQVARTEDEKTLIINSLGRKWELTFTTLVLFGGALFAAFPKFYATSFGGAYWVWILILFTFIVQAVSYEFRKKPNNLLGSKTYEAFLFINGSVGILLIGAAVGTFFTGSNFVLSNYNFVTWTSSLRGLEAAFSLFNLSVGLFLVFNARALGAMYLVNNIDFTGVEELEGRLREAALKNFKLSLPFLIWMLIHLLPMDGFAVNEKGEVFRQTWKYLLNLNANPLLGLALVSGLILVTAGALITGRTRSTAGIWFAGLGTVLFALAVFGTAGYNNTAFYPSKVDLQSSLTIYNASSSRYTLQAMSWVALAIPFVLAYVAYVWKAMDRKKLTLAELTGKNAREVY from the coding sequence ATGATTGCCTACTGGATTGAATCCGCCTCCCTGGCGCAGCTACAGGAACTCTGGTGGCTGCTCTGTTCCGTGGTCGGCTCGCTGTTTCTCTTTCTCACCTTTGTTCAGGGCGGTCAGTCCCTGCTCTGGCAGGTTGCCCGGACCGAAGATGAGAAAACCCTGATCATCAACTCCCTGGGCCGTAAATGGGAACTTACCTTCACCACCCTGGTGCTCTTTGGTGGTGCCCTGTTCGCCGCCTTTCCCAAGTTCTACGCCACCTCCTTTGGTGGCGCCTACTGGGTCTGGATCCTTATTCTCTTCACCTTCATTGTCCAGGCGGTCAGTTACGAATTTCGTAAGAAACCCAACAATCTGCTCGGTTCCAAGACCTACGAGGCCTTTCTCTTCATCAACGGTTCAGTGGGCATCCTGCTCATCGGCGCGGCCGTGGGTACCTTTTTCACCGGCTCCAACTTTGTCCTGAGCAACTATAATTTCGTCACCTGGACCAGTTCGCTGCGCGGACTCGAAGCGGCCTTTTCGCTGTTCAACCTCTCGGTGGGACTGTTCCTGGTTTTCAATGCCCGGGCTCTGGGCGCCATGTACCTGGTCAACAACATCGACTTCACCGGCGTCGAAGAGCTGGAAGGACGGCTGCGCGAGGCAGCACTGAAAAACTTCAAGCTCAGCCTCCCCTTCCTGATCTGGATGCTGATCCACCTCCTGCCCATGGACGGTTTTGCGGTCAACGAGAAGGGCGAGGTCTTCCGCCAGACCTGGAAGTACCTGCTCAACCTCAACGCCAACCCGCTCCTGGGATTGGCCCTGGTCTCCGGCCTGATCCTGGTGACCGCCGGAGCACTCATCACCGGCAGGACCCGCTCCACCGCCGGGATCTGGTTCGCCGGCCTGGGAACGGTGCTCTTTGCCCTGGCTGTCTTCGGCACCGCCGGATACAACAACACCGCCTTTTATCCGTCCAAGGTGGACCTGCAGTCCTCCCTGACCATCTATAATGCCTCCAGCAGCCGCTACACCCTGCAGGCCATGAGCTGGGTGGCCCTGGCAATCCCCTTTGTCCTGGCCTATGTGGCCTATGTCTGGAAGGCCATGGACCGTAAAAAACTTACCCTGGCTGAACTCACTGGCAAAAACGCCAGGGAAGTCTATTAG
- the accC gene encoding acetyl-CoA carboxylase biotin carboxylase subunit: MFKKILIANRGEIACRVIKTARKMGIATVAVYSDADRRALHVRMADEAVHIGPSPATESYLDMDRIVAACLKTGAEAVHPGYGFLSENPMFCEMLERAGLIFIGPPVEAIRAMGDKITSKQIAARAGVNTVPGFDGVIRDVDHALEVAADIGYPVMLKATAGGGGKGMRVAWNEDECREGFVRAASEAGSSFGDDRILMEKFIQEPRHIEIQIMADSHGNVIYLGERECSIQRRHQKIIEEAPSPFLDPETRQAMGEQAVALARAVRYESAGTVEFIVDAARPGQFYFLEMNTRLQVEHPVTEMVTGLDLVELMLRVAAGEELSLGQDEVPLDGWAMECRIYAEDPLRGFLPSTGRLIHYLPPGEERRVRVDDGVYEGGEISMYYDPMIAKLITWGETRELAIAHMQDALDEYVIRGVEHNIGFLGAIMAHPRFQEGRLSTNFIAQEYPDGFHPSCSLQEDPALPVVVAGIIHRLYMDRAACISGQLPGHERNVQDDWVVIINGHRHDIIVKPFQADCGYLVDYDGRDYRVTTDWSFCQLLFRGVINNRQVVFQVERDGVGYILQHRGNRIHTLVLTPRAAELFQLMPPEEEADLSRYLLAPMPGLLTKVSVQVGDSVKSGEELAIIEAMKMENVLRAPCDGIIADIIAKPGDSLFVDQIILEFAVEKP, translated from the coding sequence ATGTTTAAAAAAATATTGATCGCCAACCGAGGGGAAATCGCCTGCCGGGTCATCAAAACCGCCCGGAAAATGGGCATTGCGACCGTGGCCGTCTACTCCGACGCCGACCGGAGGGCATTGCACGTGCGGATGGCGGACGAGGCCGTCCATATCGGGCCGTCGCCCGCCACCGAGAGCTACCTGGACATGGACCGGATCGTGGCCGCCTGCCTGAAGACCGGGGCCGAGGCTGTCCACCCGGGCTACGGCTTTCTGTCCGAAAACCCCATGTTCTGCGAGATGCTGGAACGGGCCGGATTGATCTTCATCGGCCCGCCGGTGGAGGCGATCCGGGCCATGGGCGACAAGATCACCTCCAAGCAGATCGCCGCCCGGGCCGGGGTCAACACGGTGCCGGGCTTCGACGGAGTGATCCGCGATGTGGACCATGCCCTGGAGGTGGCGGCCGATATCGGCTACCCGGTGATGCTCAAGGCCACGGCCGGGGGTGGCGGCAAGGGTATGCGGGTGGCGTGGAACGAGGATGAGTGCCGGGAAGGTTTTGTCCGGGCCGCTTCCGAGGCCGGATCAAGCTTTGGCGACGACCGGATCCTGATGGAAAAATTCATCCAGGAGCCTCGTCACATCGAGATCCAGATCATGGCCGATTCCCACGGTAACGTGATCTATCTCGGCGAGCGGGAATGCTCGATCCAGCGGCGACACCAGAAAATCATCGAGGAGGCTCCTTCGCCTTTCCTCGACCCGGAAACCAGGCAGGCCATGGGCGAGCAGGCCGTGGCCCTGGCCCGGGCTGTTCGTTACGAATCGGCCGGAACCGTGGAGTTCATTGTCGATGCCGCCCGGCCGGGCCAGTTTTACTTCCTGGAGATGAACACCCGGCTGCAGGTGGAGCATCCGGTGACCGAGATGGTCACCGGGCTCGACCTGGTGGAGCTCATGCTCCGGGTGGCTGCCGGGGAAGAGCTGAGCCTTGGCCAGGACGAGGTCCCCCTCGACGGCTGGGCCATGGAGTGCCGGATCTATGCCGAGGATCCGCTGCGCGGCTTCCTGCCCTCCACCGGCCGGCTGATCCATTACCTGCCGCCCGGGGAGGAGCGCCGGGTGCGGGTGGATGACGGGGTGTACGAGGGCGGCGAGATATCCATGTACTACGACCCGATGATCGCCAAGCTCATCACCTGGGGCGAAACCAGGGAGCTGGCCATCGCCCACATGCAGGACGCCCTCGATGAATACGTGATCCGGGGCGTGGAGCACAACATCGGTTTTCTCGGGGCGATCATGGCCCATCCCCGGTTCCAGGAGGGGCGGCTGTCCACCAACTTCATTGCCCAGGAGTACCCGGACGGCTTCCATCCCTCCTGTTCCCTGCAGGAAGACCCGGCCCTGCCAGTGGTGGTGGCTGGCATCATTCACCGCCTCTACATGGACCGGGCGGCCTGTATCAGCGGTCAGCTGCCCGGCCATGAACGCAATGTCCAGGATGACTGGGTGGTAATCATCAACGGACACCGGCACGATATCATCGTCAAACCCTTCCAGGCCGACTGCGGCTACCTGGTGGACTACGACGGCCGCGATTACCGGGTGACCACGGACTGGTCCTTCTGCCAGCTCCTGTTCCGCGGCGTGATCAATAACCGCCAGGTGGTCTTTCAGGTGGAGCGTGACGGGGTGGGCTACATCCTCCAGCACCGGGGCAACCGGATCCATACCCTGGTACTCACCCCGCGGGCCGCGGAACTCTTCCAGCTCATGCCGCCCGAAGAAGAAGCCGATCTCTCCCGCTACCTGCTGGCCCCCATGCCCGGCCTGCTGACCAAGGTAAGTGTTCAGGTCGGCGACTCGGTGAAGAGTGGCGAGGAACTGGCCATCATCGAGGCCATGAAGATGGAAAACGTCCTGCGGGCCCCGTGCGACGGCATCATTGCCGACATCATCGCCAAGCCCGGCGACTCCCTGTTCGTCGACCAGATCATCCTTGAATTCGCGGTGGAGAAGCCATGA
- a CDS encoding acyl-CoA mutase large subunit family protein, whose product MTEKKRKTKHPAQKDWEENELKRSLDRFPERREKFTCHGGREVPRLSLPREIDRDYLENLGFPGRYPFTRGVQPTMYRGRLWTMRQYAGFSTAAASNERYRYLLDQGQTGLSIAFDLPTQIGYDSDDPLAMGEVGKVGVAIDTLADMEVLFDRIPLDKISTSMTINSPAMVLLAMYVVVAEKQGVAADRLRGTIQNDILKEYVARGTYIFPPRPSLRLITNIFQWCAEKAPLFNTISISGYHIREAGSTASQEVAFTLANGMTYVQTALDAGLELEIFARRLAFFFNAHNNLLEEIAKFRAARRLWARIMKERFGAKKPASMMLRFHTQTAGCTLTAQQVDNNIVRVTLQALAAVLGGTQSLHTNSRDEALSLPTEESVRTALRTQQILAHESGVADIVDPLAGSWYIEQLTDTIEREAVELIDQIMEAGGVVACIENGFIQAQIEDAAYQYQQEIERGERIIVGVNRFQSEEETRVPVMRVDPAVEEEQVRRLQQVRAERDTGAATRALARLKAAAERSEANLMEPVLEAVRCYCSLGEICNVLRDVFGEYRDY is encoded by the coding sequence ATGACAGAAAAAAAGAGAAAGACAAAACATCCGGCCCAGAAAGATTGGGAAGAAAACGAGCTCAAGCGATCCCTGGATCGTTTTCCCGAACGCAGAGAGAAGTTCACCTGCCACGGCGGCCGCGAGGTCCCTCGGCTGTCCCTGCCACGGGAGATCGACCGTGACTACCTGGAAAATCTCGGTTTTCCCGGTCGCTACCCTTTCACCCGGGGTGTACAGCCCACCATGTACCGGGGGAGGCTGTGGACCATGCGCCAGTATGCCGGGTTCTCCACCGCCGCGGCCTCCAACGAGCGCTACCGCTACCTGCTCGACCAGGGCCAGACCGGGCTTTCTATTGCCTTTGATCTGCCGACCCAGATAGGCTACGACTCCGATGATCCCCTGGCCATGGGCGAGGTGGGCAAGGTGGGGGTGGCCATCGACACCCTGGCCGATATGGAAGTCCTCTTTGACCGCATCCCGCTTGATAAAATATCCACCTCCATGACTATCAACTCGCCGGCCATGGTCCTGCTGGCCATGTATGTGGTAGTGGCCGAAAAACAGGGGGTGGCGGCGGACAGGCTGCGCGGCACCATCCAGAACGACATCCTCAAGGAATACGTGGCCCGGGGAACCTATATCTTTCCGCCCCGGCCAAGTCTTCGGCTGATTACCAATATCTTTCAGTGGTGCGCGGAAAAAGCACCGCTCTTCAACACCATCTCCATCTCCGGGTACCATATCCGCGAGGCCGGCTCCACGGCCAGCCAGGAGGTGGCCTTCACTCTGGCCAATGGCATGACCTATGTCCAGACCGCCCTGGACGCCGGACTGGAGCTGGAAATCTTTGCCAGGCGTTTGGCCTTTTTCTTCAATGCCCACAACAACCTGCTCGAGGAAATCGCCAAGTTCCGGGCTGCCCGTCGTCTCTGGGCCCGGATCATGAAGGAGCGGTTCGGGGCGAAAAAACCGGCCTCCATGATGCTGCGTTTCCATACCCAGACCGCGGGCTGCACCCTCACCGCCCAGCAGGTGGACAACAACATCGTCCGGGTCACCCTCCAGGCGCTGGCCGCGGTGCTCGGCGGCACCCAGTCCCTGCACACCAACTCCCGGGACGAGGCCCTGAGCCTGCCCACCGAGGAGTCGGTCCGCACGGCGCTGCGGACCCAGCAGATCCTGGCCCACGAGTCCGGGGTGGCGGATATCGTGGACCCGCTGGCCGGTTCCTGGTATATTGAACAGCTTACCGACACCATCGAACGTGAGGCCGTGGAGCTGATCGACCAGATCATGGAGGCCGGCGGGGTGGTGGCCTGCATCGAGAACGGCTTTATCCAGGCCCAGATCGAGGACGCCGCTTACCAGTACCAGCAGGAGATCGAACGGGGTGAGCGGATCATTGTCGGGGTCAACCGGTTCCAGAGCGAGGAGGAAACCCGGGTGCCGGTGATGCGGGTGGATCCGGCCGTGGAAGAGGAACAGGTCCGGCGACTGCAGCAGGTACGGGCGGAGCGGGACACCGGGGCCGCCACCCGGGCCCTGGCCAGGCTGAAGGCCGCCGCCGAGCGGTCGGAGGCCAACCTCATGGAACCGGTCCTGGAGGCCGTGCGCTGCTACTGCTCTCTGGGAGAGATCTGCAACGTCCTGCGGGACGTCTTCGGCGAATACCGGGATTACTGA
- a CDS encoding RrF2 family transcriptional regulator, whose product MRLTRAGEYAIRCMVYLAKQGRGVLTSRQEIARKADIPSHFLAKIAQDLAKAGFIEIRQGARGGFVLLRDPDKISLLEVVETMIGEIYLNDCVARPASCKVTYGCAVHRVWMEARDQLRSTLNAVTFDQLVEEGSCIPLFPVTELSETPPEDKAADQVEKIQ is encoded by the coding sequence ATGAGACTGACCCGAGCAGGAGAATACGCCATCCGCTGCATGGTGTATCTGGCAAAACAGGGACGCGGCGTTCTGACCAGCCGCCAGGAAATTGCCAGAAAAGCCGACATACCATCCCATTTCCTGGCCAAGATCGCCCAGGACCTGGCCAAGGCCGGCTTTATCGAGATCCGCCAGGGAGCCCGGGGCGGGTTTGTTCTCCTTCGGGATCCGGACAAGATCAGCCTGCTGGAAGTGGTCGAGACCATGATCGGCGAGATCTATCTCAACGACTGCGTGGCCCGGCCGGCATCCTGCAAGGTGACCTATGGCTGCGCGGTGCACCGGGTCTGGATGGAGGCCAGGGACCAGCTGCGCAGCACCCTGAACGCGGTCACCTTTGACCAGCTGGTGGAGGAAGGCTCCTGTATCCCGCTTTTCCCGGTGACCGAACTCTCCGAAACTCCGCCGGAAGACAAGGCCGCCGACCAGGTCGAGAAAATACAGTAG
- a CDS encoding acyl-CoA carboxylase subunit beta — MQDIIRRLDAKRAAARLGGGQVRIDRQHGKGKLTARERIELFLDAGTFEEWDMFVEHRCNEFGMGKQKIPGDGVVTGYGTVCGRLVFVFSQDFTVFGGSLSMAHAEKICKIMDHAIKVGAPVVGLNDSGGARIQEGVEALAGYADVFQRNVLASGVIPQISMIMGPCAGGAVYSPAMTDFIFMVKDTSYMFVTGPDVVKTVTHEEVTAEELGGARTHTTRSGVADLAFQNDVEALLMLRRFLNFLPSNNREKPPVWPTTDPAERVEMSLDTLIPDDPNKPYDMKELVTKVVDEHDFFELQPDYAANIIIGFGRMQGSTVGIVANQPMVLAGCLDIASSRKAARFVRFCDAFNIPIVTFVDVPGFLPGTAQEYGGIIKHGAKLLYAFAEATVPKVTVITRKAYGGAYDVMSSKHLRGDVNFAWPTAEIAVMGPKGAVEIIFRKDMDDEEKIKNHTEEYCSRFANPFVAGSRGFIDDVIMPHNTRTRICRSLTMLREKKLENPWRKHGNIPL, encoded by the coding sequence ATGCAGGACATCATCCGCAGGCTCGATGCCAAGCGGGCTGCGGCCCGTCTCGGCGGCGGCCAGGTCCGGATCGACCGCCAGCACGGCAAGGGCAAGCTCACCGCCCGTGAGCGGATCGAACTCTTTCTCGATGCCGGTACCTTTGAAGAGTGGGACATGTTTGTCGAACACCGATGCAACGAGTTCGGTATGGGCAAACAGAAAATTCCCGGTGACGGAGTGGTCACCGGTTATGGTACGGTGTGCGGGCGGCTGGTCTTTGTCTTCAGCCAGGATTTCACCGTCTTTGGCGGCTCGCTTTCCATGGCCCATGCCGAGAAGATCTGCAAGATCATGGACCACGCCATCAAGGTGGGGGCGCCGGTGGTAGGGCTCAACGACTCCGGCGGCGCCCGGATCCAGGAGGGTGTCGAGGCCCTGGCCGGCTATGCCGATGTCTTCCAGCGAAACGTTCTGGCCAGCGGGGTGATCCCACAGATCTCCATGATCATGGGCCCCTGTGCCGGCGGAGCGGTCTACTCCCCGGCCATGACCGACTTCATCTTCATGGTCAAGGACACCTCCTACATGTTCGTCACCGGACCGGACGTGGTGAAGACCGTGACCCACGAGGAGGTGACTGCCGAGGAACTGGGCGGCGCCCGGACCCACACCACCCGCTCGGGAGTGGCGGACCTGGCCTTCCAGAACGATGTGGAGGCCCTGCTGATGTTGCGGAGGTTCCTCAACTTCCTGCCCTCCAACAACCGGGAAAAACCACCGGTCTGGCCCACCACCGATCCGGCGGAGCGGGTGGAGATGTCACTGGACACCCTGATCCCCGATGATCCCAACAAGCCCTACGACATGAAGGAGCTGGTCACCAAGGTGGTGGATGAGCACGACTTCTTCGAACTCCAGCCCGATTACGCCGCCAACATCATCATCGGCTTTGGCCGCATGCAGGGCTCCACCGTGGGCATTGTCGCCAACCAGCCCATGGTCCTGGCCGGCTGCCTGGACATTGCCTCGTCGCGCAAGGCGGCCCGGTTCGTCCGCTTCTGCGACGCCTTCAACATCCCCATCGTCACCTTTGTCGATGTGCCCGGCTTTCTCCCCGGTACGGCCCAGGAATACGGAGGCATCATCAAGCACGGGGCCAAGCTCCTGTACGCCTTTGCCGAAGCCACGGTGCCCAAGGTCACGGTCATCACCCGCAAGGCCTACGGAGGCGCCTACGACGTGATGAGCTCCAAGCATCTGCGCGGCGATGTGAACTTTGCCTGGCCCACGGCCGAAATCGCGGTCATGGGACCCAAGGGCGCAGTGGAGATCATCTTCCGCAAGGACATGGATGACGAGGAGAAAATCAAAAACCACACCGAAGAGTACTGCAGCCGGTTCGCCAACCCGTTTGTGGCCGGCAGCCGGGGATTCATCGACGATGTGATCATGCCGCACAACACCCGCACCCGCATCTGCCGCTCCCTGACCATGCTCAGAGAGAAGAAACTGGAAAACCCGTGGCGCAAACACGGCAACATTCCGCTGTAG
- a CDS encoding DUF4492 domain-containing protein, producing the protein MEPQLAMEQPGIITRIIRFYMDGFRSMTLGRTLWKVIIIKLIIMFGVLKLFFFQDFLESRFATDEERAGYVLEQITRPVQSQPNVRR; encoded by the coding sequence ATGGAACCACAACTTGCCATGGAACAACCCGGTATTATCACCCGCATCATCCGCTTCTATATGGACGGATTTCGCTCAATGACCCTGGGAAGAACGCTCTGGAAGGTGATCATCATCAAGCTGATCATCATGTTCGGAGTGCTCAAGTTATTTTTTTTCCAGGATTTCCTGGAATCACGCTTTGCAACAGATGAGGAACGGGCCGGTTACGTGCTGGAGCAGATCACCAGGCCAGTCCAAAGCCAACCAAATGTAAGGAGGTAG
- a CDS encoding MBL fold metallo-hydrolase, whose amino-acid sequence MSSLPTLDLGQTTISWLTGGHFELDGGTMFGAVPKVLWSKKYPADADNYIRMLNAPLLVRTPEHCLIIDTGVGNKLSDKQKQIFRVYEGWNLVDELAGLGLGREDIDVVILTHGDFDHAGGVVMHGNSGEPELTFPRARHVLQTLEWEDILHPNIRSSHTYWPENFAGLAESGLLELVDGDREIVPGVTVRLTGGHTRGHQLVEIRGEADSAVHLGDVLPTHAHTNPLWIMAYDNFPLDIIDRKQELLPRYQQKGWWFTFYHDIHMLACRLDGRGKVVETFPDY is encoded by the coding sequence ATGAGCAGCCTGCCGACCCTTGACCTTGGCCAAACAACCATCAGCTGGCTCACCGGCGGCCATTTCGAACTGGATGGCGGCACCATGTTCGGGGCTGTACCCAAGGTGCTGTGGAGTAAAAAATATCCGGCCGACGCGGACAACTATATCCGCATGCTCAACGCCCCGCTCCTGGTCCGGACCCCGGAACATTGCCTGATCATCGACACCGGAGTGGGCAACAAGCTCAGTGACAAGCAGAAGCAGATATTCAGGGTCTACGAAGGGTGGAACCTGGTGGACGAGCTGGCCGGCCTCGGTCTTGGCCGGGAGGATATCGACGTGGTCATCCTCACCCACGGTGATTTTGACCATGCCGGCGGGGTGGTCATGCATGGGAATAGCGGTGAACCGGAACTGACCTTTCCCCGGGCGCGACATGTGCTCCAAACCCTGGAATGGGAGGATATCCTCCACCCCAATATCCGCTCCAGCCATACCTACTGGCCGGAGAATTTCGCCGGGCTTGCGGAAAGTGGGCTGCTCGAGCTGGTAGACGGAGACCGTGAGATCGTGCCGGGGGTCACGGTCCGCCTCACCGGTGGCCATACCCGGGGCCACCAGCTGGTGGAGATCCGGGGCGAAGCGGATTCGGCCGTCCACCTTGGCGATGTCCTGCCCACCCACGCACACACCAATCCCCTGTGGATCATGGCCTATGACAACTTCCCGCTGGATATCATCGACCGGAAACAGGAGCTCCTGCCCCGCTACCAGCAGAAGGGGTGGTGGTTCACCTTCTATCACGATATCCACATGCTGGCCTGCCGCCTGGACGGCCGGGGCAAGGTGGTGGAAACCTTTCCAGATTACTGA
- the mce gene encoding methylmalonyl-CoA epimerase, with amino-acid sequence MLKKIDHIGIAVHSIEKARVFYEKVLGLRCERIEEVESQQVRTAFFPIGETHIELLEPTSPDSPIAKFLEKRGEGFHHIGYLGDDIDHVLAVARSKGCRCINDEPVPGAGGKKIAFLHPKSTFGVLTEICAREDD; translated from the coding sequence ATGCTCAAAAAAATAGATCACATCGGCATTGCCGTTCACTCCATTGAAAAAGCGCGGGTCTTTTACGAAAAGGTCCTGGGACTTCGGTGTGAACGGATCGAGGAGGTGGAATCCCAGCAGGTCCGGACCGCTTTTTTCCCCATCGGCGAGACCCACATCGAGCTCCTGGAGCCCACCTCGCCTGACAGTCCGATAGCGAAATTTCTGGAAAAAAGAGGAGAGGGCTTCCACCATATCGGCTACCTGGGCGACGACATCGACCATGTACTGGCCGTGGCCAGGAGCAAGGGATGCCGGTGTATCAACGACGAGCCGGTTCCAGGGGCGGGGGGCAAAAAAATCGCTTTTCTCCACCCCAAATCCACCTTTGGAGTGCTCACTGAAATCTGCGCCCGGGAGGACGACTGA
- a CDS encoding cytochrome ubiquinol oxidase subunit I produces MIENFDMSMVNWARAQFALTAMYHWIFVPLTLGITWIIAFYETLYVKTGNEHWKHITKFWAKLFGINFAIGVATGIIMEFEFGTNWSNYSWMVGDIFGAPLAIEGIIAFFLEATFFAVMFFGWNRVSKRFHLFSTWMVALGSNLSAMWILVANGWMQFPTGMAFNPDTARFEMQNIMEVILSPVAVSKFTHTTSSSMLLASLFIISISSWFLLRGRHIEMAKRSIIVAAVFGLITSAVVGFTGDEAAYEDAQHQPMKLAAFEGLYKGEKNAGIVAIGMLNSDKKPGDDQKPFNFQIRIPALLSLLANRSPGSFVPGIDDLVYGNEEYNIMGAGEKIERGKIALSALDTYKKAKKEGNGDMAAAALASFNENQEYMGYGFLEKPEDIVPPVATTFYSFHIMVALGTLFPLVCLAFLYFTMKDQLLNKRWLLAAGVPMFFLAMIASQAGWVVAEVGRQPWAIQGLLPVSVARSNLTAGTVQTTFFMFAILFTILLFAEVRIMTKQISIGPEGE; encoded by the coding sequence ATGATTGAAAACTTTGACATGTCAATGGTGAACTGGGCCAGGGCCCAGTTTGCCCTGACAGCCATGTACCACTGGATTTTTGTGCCGCTGACCCTGGGTATCACCTGGATCATCGCTTTTTACGAGACCCTGTATGTCAAGACCGGCAACGAACACTGGAAACACATCACCAAATTCTGGGCCAAGCTCTTCGGTATCAACTTCGCCATCGGTGTGGCCACAGGTATCATCATGGAGTTCGAGTTCGGAACCAACTGGTCTAACTACTCCTGGATGGTCGGTGATATCTTCGGCGCCCCGCTGGCCATCGAAGGCATCATCGCCTTTTTCCTGGAGGCCACGTTCTTTGCCGTGATGTTTTTTGGCTGGAACAGGGTTTCCAAGCGTTTCCACCTCTTCTCCACCTGGATGGTCGCCCTGGGCTCCAACCTGTCCGCCATGTGGATTCTGGTGGCCAACGGCTGGATGCAGTTCCCCACCGGCATGGCCTTCAATCCGGACACGGCCCGCTTCGAAATGCAGAACATCATGGAGGTCATCCTCTCGCCGGTGGCGGTGTCCAAGTTCACCCACACCACCAGCTCCTCCATGCTGCTGGCCTCTCTGTTCATCATCTCCATCTCTTCCTGGTTTCTGCTCAGGGGCCGCCACATCGAGATGGCCAAACGGTCGATTATCGTGGCCGCGGTTTTTGGCCTGATCACCTCGGCGGTTGTCGGCTTCACCGGGGACGAGGCCGCCTATGAAGACGCCCAGCATCAGCCCATGAAGCTGGCCGCCTTCGAGGGACTGTATAAGGGTGAGAAAAATGCCGGCATCGTTGCCATCGGCATGCTCAACAGCGACAAGAAACCCGGAGATGACCAGAAACCCTTCAACTTCCAGATCCGTATCCCGGCCCTGCTCTCCCTGCTGGCCAACCGCTCACCGGGCAGCTTTGTCCCCGGCATAGACGATCTGGTCTACGGCAACGAGGAATACAACATCATGGGCGCGGGCGAGAAGATCGAGCGTGGCAAGATAGCGCTCTCGGCCCTGGATACCTATAAGAAGGCTAAAAAGGAAGGGAACGGGGACATGGCGGCCGCCGCCCTGGCCTCCTTTAACGAGAACCAGGAATACATGGGCTACGGCTTCCTGGAAAAACCCGAAGATATCGTGCCGCCGGTGGCGACCACGTTCTACAGCTTCCATATTATGGTGGCTCTGGGGACGCTGTTTCCGCTGGTCTGCCTGGCCTTCCTCTACTTCACCATGAAGGACCAGCTCCTTAACAAAAGATGGTTGCTGGCCGCAGGCGTACCCATGTTCTTCCTGGCCATGATCGCCTCCCAGGCCGGCTGGGTTGTTGCCGAGGTCGGCCGTCAGCCCTGGGCCATCCAGGGGCTGCTGCCGGTTTCGGTCGCGCGCTCCAACCTGACCGCCGGCACAGTACAGACCACATTTTTCATGTTCGCGATCCTGTTCACCATCCTGCTCTTTGCCGAGGTGCGGATCATGACCAAACAGATTTCCATTGGACCGGAGGGCGAGTAA